The genomic segment GCTCAACACAGGCACCAGGTTATGAGCCTTGGATCTTCTCCCTCATGTACAGGTCtagcaagatctctgacagaacaattctcccaggattacttgttctgttatttgctggctgtgccgggtggagggatatatctgtatagtctcagacccaaatcactgagtgcagtctcaggagatgggaggcagcggtgtgggacctctgcaacttgtctaatgtaaacatttaatcttccactgattactgaataccaatattatgagtcctgacccttacactgtataatttatattgtacattacatactcctgacccctgcactatatactctatgttgtacatcaCTCTTATAATATATAGTCCTAACTTTTGCATCCTATATAATAAGTTGTACATAGGTCTTACTTTTGAACCCCTTTTCCACCAGCTGCACATTtcatatctgatgatttgattggagcacagacttttacatgttgataataatgtgataacatcctcagactttggaaccttaaacagaaagtgataatgagggaggagtcaataacccaatgatggtggtcttcaggatcagtccagtcttcatcttggttgttctcccccatcctcactctctgacctctggtggggctcagccccgctgttattcatgactaaatcatggactaaataaggaagtgcaggacttcttgtgttgggaagatggcaatgagtgatagagggtggggacactcatcctatcatcactgtcactcctataaaagacagttctcgttgtttcctcactctctgactaaggtctatgaataaagaaatgaactggtaggagatcagaggacccatttattagttaccttgagggtggaattgtaagatcctcagagacaaagctgcctgatgtgggtggagtcctggtttaggggaaccaatctgctcatgtctagtaacaacctttgtatttctattttagtagatggacgggagatgaggaaaacctcagaggattgtctcattTTATccccagactgtaaagtagaagatgaggacatcacacagtatagtccaggagaaaacccaggtaactcaaatgtccatccggcaccacacagtgtagatggaccatcgtattcctcttatcctgaggaacctcagactgtgagggatggtgccgtccttccaacagaaaagagcttttcctgtactgagtgcgggaagggtttccattctaaatccaaacttaacctccctggcagtaatccCGAGTGAGGCTCTGGGTctattttcagtaccaaaagcggtaacccaagccacactcgggattacaccgcagtatccaggtacaggtatttaccttgtccctaggatcccgCAATGTACTCCCACTGTGTCCTCCGGCCGGATCCTCCGCCTGATTCATCTCTGTTCCGGGTtcctttccctgcgagcgttgcaacgcatggGGGCAGaaccggcagcaaattcaaaaagtacaaaacgtaacacacacacacaatacattgtaatctgttaggattacattactgtacCAAATCATTTGACATCagttttgtccagtgccctgcatacagttttaccattctttctgccagaaaacttgagaacgtccatggcatccaaaatgaatccctctacgtcaaaagcagttttagaccagcttgaaaacagcgatagtgaattagaatcatttgcagaattgagcgatagtgattcgtggggaaaatCGTCATCAGATGCTGAAAGTGACGACAGAAgcgattctgcgactgagctcagtgatgtgcagacttggtgctctattgattGTGGTACGGATCGCGCattgcccccaagattcccatttactggagcatctggtatgaaagtagacGTTGAAgacgacaaccccttggcatacttacaactatttctgaccgatgaggttattgaaaaaatagttactgagacaaaccggtaccaagcGCAACAATTGGCCACTACGCATCggaagtttccaagaagcagaaagtgggaaccagtgaccaaagatgacatttggaaatttctgggcctaataataattcagggggtggtggggaaacccctgcagaagtggtattggacaactaataaattacttgccactccattctttggcacagtcatgtcagagtacagattttccctgatcatgaaatatttacacttcgaaaacaatgaagaatttgatgaaactactcatcctgcaccaaaactcaagaacatttgggaagtatctcaaatgattctaaagaatttccaacggagctatgtgccagaaagagatatcagcatagatgaaagtctaatggcctacaagggacggctcagctgggtacaatacattgcGTCAAAGAGAGCACAATTTGATATAAAATCCTGCATGCTATGCGAatcgtcaactggctacatttggaatgCAGTCCTAtacactggaaaaggaacaaaaATCAATCCAAAATAtagcaactatggaatggcaatatcttccgttctttcactcattgagccattgctaaatcagggctattgcgtaaCAACCAACAACTTTTATAcgtctcctgaactttatgagtttcttctgcaaaacaaaacagatgcctatggaaccgttagggctaaccggcgcaacatgccgccaatgtttggcaataagaagctgaagactggagaaatggttgcctggcagaaaggcaaaatgatggcactgcgatggcgtgacaagaaagatgtgtgcctaatgagtacagttcataatacctccactgttatggtacgcACAAGAGGTGGGAAAGAAAttatgaagccacaagtagtgatagactacaataacaccacGGGAgctgttgacagagctgaccaagcaatgacattctacccagcaatgaggaaacagcaaaagaagtactacaagaagatcttcaggcatcttcttgagcaatgcttgtggaatgcctacattctgctcaaaaaaaagagtgacaagcctgtgattcattctgacttcatttggaaagttgccgaacggatctttgtgaaccaccaaacaccatcaatggctgtgaatagagctggacgtcgtgctgtTGGTGTTGTCAAtccagaacgcctgactggtcgtcacttcatggactacatcccaccaaccgagaaaaagtcagcacccacaaggatgtgcgtggtttgttgctcgaagcgaaatgacagtggaaagaaaatcagaaaggaaaccaggttccactgtcctgattgtgacgttggactttgtgcagtcccatgtttcaaaatttatcatacctgggatgtttactaaaccaattcagtgtctagtattacagtgactagtaatattgcaccctacaAATTTCAGTGtctttgatttgattacattattaaataaagtgtattattattttttataaatatttatagttatttattatattataatttacgatttcgtgtttcaaactatCATActcgagatgtctactagactcttgttttggccatatttaaccgcttgccgaccgcttcacgtagatatactgcggcagaagggcaagtACATGTAGAATCACGTActtgtatgttgccctttaagaaacggcttttttttctctttttagccCATGGCGTGCAAACACACCCAAAAACCTAAAAccagccaaaaaaatgtgcacacacataaagaatgaaacacaaaaaagtgcaacggttGTACACAAGCCCTTTAAAATCAGAGGACCTTGCCCTGAATCCcacggggcgttaggctccagacggggacaagggtacttacacttggtccatctagCCAAAACCAGAAGGACCCCAatctctggagggcctgccaaaacagacccacccaagtactaggtggagctctcccgaagggagaccccatgagagagggcgaaccaagccaaaaggccatgtccaccccctcccaagactttcagggcaggcccgaggacctgcaactgtgtacaaacataaaaatacaaaaagtgacaaacaggcaataaataaaataaagtggggaagaaataaatggagaggagagtgaaaaagggagccattgtgttttattaatagagataagagtgatgtcatgtgacctcccagaatccttctACCCTCTTTACGGTCAGGTCTGTGTTCAGAAATATCTGGCgcgcgcgagctccgtgagtgtgatcgcgggtcccgggggggatacccgcgattgtctcacggagaggaagaatgaggaaatgctgatgtaaacaagcatttcccctttTTGCCTAATGAAACTgttcatagctccctgtgatcgggagcgttgatcagtgtcgtgtcacatgtagcacccccccacaattagaacacatccctaggacacacttaagccctgcagcgccccctcctggttaaccccttcactgccagtcacatttacacaagtaatcaatgcatttttaatcgcactgatcgctgtataaatgtgaatggtcccaaaatggcgccaaaagtgtccaatgtgtccaccatgtcgcagtcaggataaaaatcgctgatcgccgtcattactagtaaaaaaaacgtattaataaaaatgccataaaactatcccctattttgtagatgctattacttttgcgcaaaccaatcaataaacgcttattgcgatttttttttttttttttttttttttttttactaaaaatatgtagaagaatacatatcggcctaaattgaagaaaaaaaaatgtttttatatactttttggggatatttattatagcaaaaagtaaaaagctgtttttttcaaaattgtctctcttttatttgtttatagcgcaaaaaataaaaaccgcagaggtgatcaaataccaccaaaagaaatctctatttgtgggaaaaaaaggacatcaattttgtttgggagccatgccgcacaaccgcgcaattgtcagttaaaacgttaaaaagtgctctggtctttggccagccaaatggtccggggcttaagtggttaagtgagttattccaaagaattacaggcctacaatataaaacaacaaatttccatgcaaaacaatgtactgttttgacattcaaaaatcagacataatcagaccgccagggaggttaaacagttGCTTTTAAATATTGGACAGGGCCTTATCTAAAGAGTCATCCCCAAGCAATGATTCCAGATCATTCACTTGACCCTCAAGAGATGACGCACCAAATTGAGTGTTATATGCATGCCTAAATTGCAAATAGCAGAACAGATGGGCATTTGGCAAATTAAATTTAGAGCTTTCTATTACACACAATATCTCCTACCTTCTTGATGCCAAATTTGGTCCATATGACTGCGTCCTGATATGTGAAAAATTGTGGCAACTGGGGATTTTTCCACAGTGGTGTATGTGGAGAAATTCCGGTACAGCATTCTGCATATCTTATTAAGAATCCATATTATTTATAATTTCATATCAGAAAAACCCTGACAACATTTGTGGCATATCTGACATGGGTTACCTATCTGGTCTCGGATTCCCACAGCTGCCTCGCCTGGGATCTTATTTCAGTCATTTGCTTCTATTGTGCCAAAGCCTGGTGGTCCAGACACCCACTCTGAATTCCATAACTGCACTTGTTATAACACCTCCAGTAGTAGAGGTCCTCTGGGGAAGGGCAGTGTTCCATATGAACTTTTCTCTGACCCAGGCATAATTTCTACAAATACGGGTGTTTTAGGGGACCTGGGAAGGGTAACCAGTGCCTTGGAAAGACCTAGGTGGTCATTAAAATGCAACACAGTTTCTAGAAACCAAACTCGTAACTAACTAAAACTGGTGTCAGGGTGCTTGTATGGGTTAGGGCTAAACCTTCAGATGGCCAATAAAATCCCATCATTGGGATGTAgcaccttttaaaggatctgatctGTGGGACACCCAGCCAGTTTCCAGACCCCGTCGGCTGGGCACCCAGCCAGTTTCCAGACCCTGTCATTTAGGTATCCTGAAGGCTGAAGGACTATGGCTTTAGGAAATTGGGAAAGTTTTCAGAcaattgtagcgctacccccacaggagccacttGAATATTGTTGGTTCCTTACTCTGCTTCTtcaaccccaagaacagactcAACCCCACTGGCACACCTGGAAACAATGTAGTGTAAATACCACAGAAAATGGACACAGGTTATAGTGTACACAAAAAGCATCTTTACTGTGAACTTGCTTAaagaaaaatgaaacaaacaataacAGTAATATAGAATAGTAAGCAAATATGTATTCATAGAACAAAGAGCAAAAGTTGCTGAAGGAATCTACGAGATCAAATCTGTCTGCTTTCAGGGGACTCCTTTAAGTGAAAATACCAAGAGAGCAGAGGTAACACACAGGAGTAACAGATCAAAATGGTATGTAACTTCAATGAATTATCTGCCAACTCTACTTAAATTGGGCTATATGAGCCCAGGCAGGAGGAAGGTAGAAGATTGACCTTGTTCTCTATGTCAGTT from the Aquarana catesbeiana isolate 2022-GZ unplaced genomic scaffold, ASM4218655v1 unanchor236, whole genome shotgun sequence genome contains:
- the PGBD4 gene encoding piggyBac transposable element-derived protein 4, giving the protein MTAPMRMEEDRSHMTEKILNFTLEIIYLLTGERFPLVKSGDHMTITVPPCDSIEPERHNMEKILEITKKMMELLTGEVPIRCQDVTVYFSMEEWEYLEGHKDLYKDVMMDNQPPLTSPDGSSNGNPPERCPRPLYSRHSKQEDHNIPHHYKAEDLIDIKVEVKAEEEERYVRNDQQSMEEDGITGTFIEEDTPTEISTVDGREMRKTSEDCLILSPDCKVEDEDITQYSPGENPENLRTSMASKMNPSTSKAVLDQLENSDSELESFAELSDSDSWGKSSSDAESDDRSDSATELSDVQTWCSIDCGTDRALPPRFPFTGASGMKVDVEDDNPLAYLQLFLTDEVIEKIVTETNRYQAQQLATTHRKFPRSRKWEPVTKDDIWKFLGLIIIQGVVGKPLQKWYWTTNKLLATPFFGTVMSEYRFSLIMKYLHFENNEEFDETTHPAPKLKNIWEVSQMILKNFQRSYVPERDISIDESLMAYKGRLSWVQYIASKRAQFDIKSCMLCESSTGYIWNAVLYTGKGTKINPKYSNYGMAISSVLSLIEPLLNQGYCVTTNNFYTSPELYEFLLQNKTDAYGTVRANRRNMPPMFGNKKLKTGEMVAWQKGKMMALRWRDKKDVCLMSTVHNTSTVMVRTRGGKEIMKPQVVIDYNNTTGAVDRADQAMTFYPAMRKQQKKYYKKIFRHLLEQCLWNAYILLKKKSDKPVIHSDFIWKVAERIFVNHQTPSMAVNRAGRRAVGVVNPERLTGRHFMDYIPPTEKKSAPTRMCVVCCSKRNDSGKKIRKETRFHCPDCDVGLCAVPCFKIYHTWDVY